Proteins from one Paraburkholderia acidisoli genomic window:
- a CDS encoding sn-glycerol-3-phosphate import ATP-binding protein UgpC produces the protein MAALTIRAVTKSYDGAQQVLHGIDVDVQDGEFMVLVGPSGCGKSTLLRMVAGLESITSGEIAIGGKVVNRMEPKDRDIAMVFQNYALYPHMTVARNMGYSLKLQGLDRHTIDARVKAAADILELGALLERKPRELSGGQRQRVAMGRAIVREPAVFLFDEPLSNLDAKLRVQMRLEIQRLHARLRTTSLYVTHDQIEAMTLAQRVMVLNGGRAEQIGTPSEVYDRPASMFVASFIGSPAMNLLSGRVSDDGRRFEVAGNGPHVPLAEPPPWLPKGAACVLGVRPEHMHMREPLQASRDEAVTLEVDTCELLGADNLAHGRWGNADVVVRLPHETRPAPGTRLAVQLPPARLHFFDPETGARLG, from the coding sequence ATGGCGGCATTGACAATACGCGCGGTAACGAAGTCATACGATGGCGCGCAGCAGGTGCTGCACGGGATCGACGTGGACGTGCAGGACGGCGAGTTCATGGTGCTGGTCGGGCCGTCGGGCTGCGGCAAGTCCACGTTGCTTCGCATGGTCGCGGGGCTCGAAAGCATCACGTCGGGCGAGATCGCCATCGGCGGCAAAGTGGTCAATCGCATGGAGCCGAAGGATCGCGACATCGCCATGGTGTTCCAGAACTACGCGCTGTATCCGCATATGACGGTGGCGCGCAACATGGGCTACAGCCTCAAGCTGCAGGGACTCGATCGCCATACGATCGACGCGCGTGTGAAAGCCGCCGCCGACATTCTGGAACTGGGCGCGCTGCTCGAGCGCAAGCCGCGCGAACTCTCGGGCGGCCAGCGCCAGCGCGTGGCCATGGGGCGTGCCATTGTGCGCGAGCCCGCCGTGTTTCTCTTCGACGAACCGCTGTCGAATCTCGACGCAAAGCTGCGCGTGCAAATGCGCCTTGAAATTCAGCGCTTGCATGCGCGGCTGCGCACCACGAGCCTCTATGTCACGCACGATCAGATCGAGGCGATGACGCTTGCCCAGCGCGTGATGGTGCTCAACGGCGGCCGCGCCGAACAGATTGGCACGCCCAGCGAGGTGTACGACCGGCCGGCTTCGATGTTCGTCGCGAGCTTCATCGGTTCGCCCGCCATGAACTTGCTGAGCGGCCGCGTGAGCGATGACGGCCGGCGTTTCGAGGTCGCGGGTAACGGGCCGCATGTGCCGCTGGCGGAGCCGCCGCCGTGGTTGCCGAAGGGCGCGGCGTGCGTGCTGGGCGTGCGACCTGAGCATATGCACATGCGCGAGCCCCTGCAGGCGTCGCGAGACGAAGCCGTCACGCTCGAAGTCGACACCTGCGAACTGCTGGGCGCCGACAATCTCGCGCACGGCCGCTGGGGAAACGCCGATGTCGTCGTGCGTTTGCCGCATGAAACGCGGCCCGCGCCCGGTACGCGCCTCGCGGTGCAGTTGCCCCCCGCGCGTTTGCACTTCTTCGACCCGGAAACGGGCGCGCGGCTGGGCTGA
- the recC gene encoding exodeoxyribonuclease V subunit gamma has product MSTRELPTGLMLVHGNQPERMRDLIVHWIRQNPLAPLEKEMFLVQSNGIAQWLKLAFAADPAQGGVGIAAALEMSLPSRFLWQVYRAVLGNEAVPAVSPFDKSRLTWRLMRMLPALLDEPGYEPLKRFMAHDEDQRKRFQLAQRVADLLDQYQVYRADWLAAWAANEDVLIDARHQRSALPDDARWQAALWRALLADVSAQGDDGIGLRDTGRAAVHEAFMARAEAWQDGGARPAGLPRRLVVFGISSLPRQSVEVLAAMSRWSQVLMCVHNPSMHYWADIIADQDLLRAQHARQRRRAGSPVQLDESQLHLHSQPLLAAWGKQGRDFIGLLDEYDSDEARETYTPHFTRIGQRIDLFEGEEAHTLLAQLQDDIRDLRPLGETRTHWEPVDAQHDESIRFHVAHSAQREVEILHDRLLAAFAEDPTLRPRDIIVMVPDIEVYAPHIQAVFGLLDGDDPRSIPFSVADRAQRAFDPLIAALEMLLALPYSRVTVSDVLDLLEVPAVRKRFGIDVEDVPTLRNWIDGANIRWGLHAQQRASLGLPQADELSAPNSWAFGLRRMLLGYAAGERAEAWRGIEPFSEIGGLDAALLGPLTRLIDALDHAWRTLREPATVEVWCERLRALKAAFFVADDGEDAFTLDRLDGALETWREACDEAALADALPLAIVAENWMTALEGGGLSQRFFAGAVTFATLMPMRAIPFRRVCLLGMNDGDYPRSRTPLDFDLMRRDYRPGDRSRREDDRYLFLEALLSARDHLHVSWIGRSVTDNTPRPPSVLVGQLRDHLNAGWRLPDDDGRALLDALTIEHRLQPFSADYFPAHPEHATLYTYAREWNSPAPQPNEPASFEPLSAPERDEPLTLRELGDFLSNPVRSFFRQRLRVAFESEDAASENHEPFEVDALQAWQLQGELIRAQIKAMERGESDLEPAALARLERMHRSGDLATGGFGEVDGEALLAPMPELFAEYRKALARWPDPLEHQYDIRLDASRDGRLLTIDDWLDDLRVGPDGSLGRVLLDPGTLIKDSRYRGDRLVPYWVAHVGAQLAAGAVTTVIVSKVGVAEFAPLDPQVARAWLLALVDAWDEGARRPLPLAVKTAFAWLRKLPDTFDGTRASVPVETWDAARAAYEASGRVMGERDTNAYLRRAFPDFDTLAAHDEFMTLATTLLLPVYRAPLASTRAQRASGEGEAA; this is encoded by the coding sequence TTGAGCACGCGCGAACTGCCCACGGGGCTCATGCTCGTGCACGGCAATCAGCCCGAGCGCATGCGCGATCTGATCGTGCACTGGATTCGCCAGAATCCGCTCGCGCCGCTCGAGAAAGAAATGTTTCTCGTGCAGAGCAACGGCATTGCCCAATGGCTCAAGCTCGCATTCGCCGCCGACCCGGCGCAGGGCGGCGTGGGCATTGCGGCCGCGCTCGAAATGTCGCTGCCGTCACGCTTTCTCTGGCAGGTCTATCGCGCCGTGCTCGGCAACGAAGCGGTACCGGCCGTATCGCCGTTCGACAAATCGCGGCTTACCTGGCGTCTCATGCGCATGCTGCCCGCGCTGCTCGACGAGCCCGGCTATGAGCCGCTCAAGCGCTTCATGGCGCACGACGAGGACCAGCGCAAGCGCTTCCAGCTCGCGCAGCGCGTGGCCGACTTGCTCGACCAGTATCAGGTGTATCGCGCCGACTGGCTGGCCGCCTGGGCCGCCAACGAAGACGTGCTGATCGACGCGCGTCACCAGCGCAGCGCATTGCCCGACGACGCGCGCTGGCAAGCCGCGCTGTGGCGCGCGCTGCTCGCCGACGTGAGCGCGCAGGGCGACGATGGCATCGGGTTGCGCGACACGGGTCGCGCCGCCGTGCATGAAGCGTTCATGGCGCGCGCCGAAGCCTGGCAGGACGGCGGCGCGCGTCCCGCCGGCTTGCCGCGCCGCCTCGTGGTGTTCGGCATTTCGAGCCTGCCGCGACAGTCGGTGGAAGTGCTCGCGGCCATGTCGCGCTGGAGTCAGGTGCTGATGTGCGTGCACAACCCCAGCATGCATTACTGGGCCGACATCATCGCGGATCAGGATTTGTTGCGCGCGCAACATGCTCGCCAACGGCGCCGCGCGGGCTCGCCCGTGCAACTCGATGAATCGCAACTGCATCTGCATTCGCAGCCACTGCTTGCGGCGTGGGGCAAGCAGGGCCGCGACTTCATCGGCCTGCTCGACGAATACGATAGCGACGAAGCGCGCGAAACCTATACGCCGCATTTCACGCGCATTGGCCAGCGTATCGATTTGTTCGAAGGCGAAGAGGCCCACACGCTGCTCGCGCAGTTGCAGGACGATATTCGCGACTTGCGCCCGCTCGGCGAAACGCGAACCCACTGGGAACCGGTGGACGCGCAGCACGACGAATCCATTCGCTTTCATGTGGCGCACAGCGCGCAACGCGAGGTGGAGATCCTGCACGACCGGCTGCTTGCCGCATTTGCCGAGGATCCCACGCTGCGGCCGCGCGACATCATTGTGATGGTGCCCGATATCGAAGTCTATGCGCCGCATATTCAGGCCGTATTCGGCCTGCTCGACGGCGACGATCCGCGCAGCATTCCGTTCAGTGTCGCCGACCGCGCACAGCGTGCATTCGATCCGCTGATCGCCGCGCTCGAAATGCTGCTCGCCCTGCCGTACTCGCGCGTCACGGTCAGCGACGTGCTGGATCTGCTCGAAGTACCGGCGGTGCGCAAGCGCTTTGGCATCGACGTGGAAGACGTGCCCACGCTGCGCAACTGGATCGACGGCGCGAATATTCGCTGGGGTTTGCACGCGCAACAGCGCGCGAGCCTGGGCCTCCCGCAAGCCGATGAATTGAGCGCACCGAATAGCTGGGCGTTCGGGCTGCGTCGCATGCTGCTGGGTTATGCGGCGGGCGAGCGCGCCGAGGCGTGGCGCGGCATCGAACCGTTCAGCGAGATCGGTGGACTCGATGCGGCATTGCTTGGCCCGCTTACGCGCTTGATCGACGCGCTCGACCACGCCTGGCGCACGCTGCGCGAACCCGCTACGGTGGAAGTCTGGTGCGAGCGTTTGCGCGCGCTGAAAGCCGCGTTTTTCGTGGCCGACGACGGTGAAGACGCGTTCACGCTCGACCGTCTCGACGGTGCGTTGGAAACCTGGCGCGAAGCCTGCGACGAAGCGGCGCTCGCGGACGCGTTGCCGCTCGCCATCGTCGCCGAAAACTGGATGACCGCGCTCGAAGGCGGCGGTCTGTCACAGCGCTTCTTCGCGGGCGCTGTCACATTCGCCACGCTCATGCCAATGCGCGCGATTCCGTTTCGCCGCGTGTGCCTGCTCGGCATGAACGACGGCGACTATCCGCGCAGCCGCACGCCGCTCGACTTCGACCTGATGCGCCGCGATTATCGGCCGGGCGACCGCTCGCGTCGCGAGGACGATCGCTATCTGTTTCTGGAAGCACTGCTCTCCGCGCGCGATCATTTGCACGTGTCGTGGATCGGTCGCAGCGTGACCGACAACACGCCGCGGCCGCCTTCGGTGCTGGTGGGACAGTTGCGCGATCATCTGAACGCGGGCTGGCGGCTGCCCGACGACGACGGTCGCGCGCTGCTCGATGCGTTGACGATCGAACATCGTCTGCAACCGTTCAGCGCAGACTATTTTCCCGCGCATCCCGAGCACGCCACGCTTTATACCTATGCGCGCGAGTGGAACAGTCCCGCGCCGCAGCCAAACGAGCCCGCTTCGTTCGAGCCGCTGAGCGCGCCCGAACGCGACGAGCCGCTGACCCTTCGCGAACTCGGCGACTTCCTGAGCAATCCCGTACGGAGCTTCTTCCGGCAGCGCTTGCGCGTGGCGTTCGAGAGCGAAGATGCGGCGAGCGAGAATCACGAACCGTTCGAGGTCGATGCGCTACAGGCGTGGCAACTGCAGGGCGAATTGATCCGCGCGCAAATCAAGGCGATGGAGCGTGGCGAAAGCGATCTCGAACCGGCGGCCCTCGCGCGCCTCGAACGGATGCATCGCAGCGGCGATCTCGCTACGGGCGGCTTTGGCGAAGTGGACGGCGAAGCGTTGCTCGCGCCCATGCCCGAACTGTTCGCCGAGTATCGCAAGGCGCTGGCGCGCTGGCCCGACCCGCTCGAGCATCAATACGATATTCGTCTCGATGCTTCGCGCGACGGCCGCCTGCTCACGATCGACGATTGGCTCGACGATCTGCGCGTGGGCCCGGACGGCTCGCTCGGCCGCGTGCTGCTCGATCCGGGCACGCTCATCAAGGACAGCCGTTATCGCGGTGACCGTCTCGTGCCGTACTGGGTCGCGCACGTGGGGGCCCAGCTCGCGGCGGGCGCCGTGACCACAGTGATCGTGAGCAAGGTTGGCGTGGCGGAGTTCGCCCCCCTCGATCCGCAGGTGGCGCGCGCGTGGCTGCTGGCGCTCGTCGATGCATGGGACGAAGGCGCGCGCAGGCCGCTGCCACTCGCCGTGAAGACCGCGTTTGCGTGGCTGCGCAAATTGCCGGACACGTTCGATGGCACGCGGGCCTCGGTGCCCGTGGAAACCTGGGATGCGGCCCGTGCCGCTTACGAAGCCAGCGGCCGCGTGATGGGCGAGCGCGATACGAATGCGTATTTGCGCCGCGCGTTCCCCGACTTCGACACGCTGGCCGCTCACGACGAATTCATGACGCTCGCCACGACACTGTTGCTGCCCGTCTATCGCGCGCCGCTGGCCTCCACGCGTGCGCAGCGTGCATCGGGCGAAGGAGAGGCCGCATGA
- a CDS encoding MFS transporter: protein MNTFAGGQSKAALQTLEAGAYSKATLRLLPFLFLCYVAAYLDRVNVGFAKLQMLSDLQFSETVYGLGAGIFFIGYFFFEVPSNVIMHRVGARRWIARIMLTWAIISAASLFVKTPTQFYIVRFLLGVAEAGFFPGIVLYLTYWFPAARRGRMNALFMIGIPIAGVVGGPLSGWILAAFSGANGLAGWQWLFLIEAVPSFVLGIVTLAYLPNNIRAAKWLSDEEKAVLEQNIAQDNAGKGHASIGSVFSNGRVWHMAIIYFCCMMGLYGISFYLPTLIKASGVKDALNVGLLTAIPYACAVVSMLGVAKSADRTGERRWHFAIASFASGVGLYFSTVFGANVPLAMIALSVGAAGMLATMPVFWTWPSAILAGGSAAAAIGMINSIGNLAGFVSPSIIGWLKDVTHSTNAGMAFVSAAMVLGAVLALLQPKKLVNG from the coding sequence ATGAATACATTCGCCGGTGGCCAGTCGAAGGCCGCATTGCAAACGCTCGAAGCGGGCGCTTATTCGAAAGCGACCTTGCGTCTGTTGCCGTTCCTTTTTCTCTGCTACGTTGCCGCGTATCTCGACCGCGTGAACGTGGGCTTCGCCAAATTGCAGATGCTCAGCGACCTGCAATTCAGTGAGACCGTGTATGGCCTCGGCGCAGGCATCTTCTTCATCGGATATTTTTTCTTCGAAGTCCCAAGTAATGTCATCATGCACCGTGTGGGTGCGCGGCGCTGGATCGCGCGCATCATGCTCACGTGGGCGATCATTTCGGCGGCCTCGTTGTTCGTCAAGACGCCCACGCAGTTCTATATCGTGCGTTTTCTGCTGGGCGTGGCCGAAGCGGGTTTCTTCCCCGGCATCGTGCTGTATCTCACGTACTGGTTTCCGGCCGCGCGCCGCGGCCGCATGAACGCGCTGTTCATGATCGGCATTCCCATTGCGGGCGTGGTGGGCGGCCCGCTCTCGGGCTGGATTCTCGCGGCGTTCTCGGGCGCGAACGGTTTGGCGGGCTGGCAATGGCTGTTTCTGATCGAAGCGGTGCCGTCGTTCGTGCTGGGCATCGTCACGCTGGCTTATCTGCCGAACAATATTCGCGCCGCGAAATGGCTTTCGGATGAAGAGAAAGCCGTGCTGGAGCAGAATATCGCGCAGGACAACGCGGGCAAGGGCCATGCGTCGATCGGCTCGGTGTTCTCGAACGGCCGCGTCTGGCATATGGCCATCATCTACTTCTGCTGCATGATGGGCCTGTACGGCATCAGCTTCTATCTGCCCACGCTGATCAAGGCAAGCGGCGTGAAGGACGCGCTCAACGTGGGCCTGCTCACGGCCATTCCGTACGCCTGCGCCGTGGTCAGCATGCTCGGCGTGGCGAAGAGCGCCGACCGCACCGGCGAGCGCCGCTGGCACTTCGCGATCGCGTCGTTTGCCTCGGGCGTGGGCCTCTATTTCAGCACGGTGTTCGGCGCGAACGTGCCGCTCGCCATGATCGCGCTTTCGGTGGGCGCGGCGGGCATGCTCGCGACCATGCCCGTGTTCTGGACATGGCCGAGCGCGATTCTCGCGGGCGGCTCGGCGGCGGCGGCCATCGGCATGATCAATTCCATCGGCAATCTGGCGGGCTTCGTGAGCCCGTCGATCATCGGCTGGCTCAAGGACGTCACGCACAGCACGAACGCGGGCATGGCGTTCGTCTCGGCGGCGATGGTGCTGGGCGCGGTGCTGGCGCTGCTGCAACCGAAAAAGCTCGTGAACGGTTGA
- a CDS encoding NAD(P)/FAD-dependent oxidoreductase has protein sequence MEAQGSTVVIVGAGHAGGNAAALLRQYGFDGRIVLVGEEPVPPYHRPPLSKAYLKGEAEIERLWLKPRAFYDEQRIELKLGTGVQSIDRAAHTLTLADGSSLAYDKLILATGSVPRALTVPGHDLAGVVALRSLADADVLRERVKPGERLVVIGAGYIGLEAAAAARQLGHAVTVLEAAPRVLGRVTGETVSTFYANEHRAQGVDLRLNAKIEALVGEHGKLTGVQLEGGEVVPATLALIGIGILPNEALARDAGIVCANGIQVDDDARTSDPDVFAIGDCAHRPLAHYGRPGRLESVHNAVEQAKLAASAIVGKPRPACDAPWFWSDQYDLKLQTVGLCEGYDETVVRGDPAARRFAVYYLKDRELLAVDAVSSMPDFLCGKKLVGTGRKLDLDALRDPATEIGKFAAATLA, from the coding sequence ATGGAAGCACAAGGCAGCACGGTGGTGATCGTCGGGGCAGGGCATGCGGGCGGCAACGCGGCGGCGCTGTTGCGGCAATACGGGTTCGACGGCCGCATCGTGCTGGTCGGCGAGGAGCCGGTTCCGCCGTATCATCGCCCGCCGCTCAGCAAGGCGTATTTGAAGGGCGAGGCCGAGATCGAGCGCCTTTGGCTCAAGCCGCGCGCGTTCTACGACGAGCAGCGCATCGAACTGAAGCTCGGCACGGGCGTGCAATCGATCGATCGCGCGGCGCACACGCTCACGCTGGCGGACGGCAGCTCGCTTGCCTACGACAAGCTGATTCTCGCGACCGGGTCGGTCCCGCGCGCGTTGACGGTGCCCGGCCACGACCTCGCAGGCGTGGTGGCGCTGCGCTCGCTCGCCGACGCAGACGTACTGCGCGAACGCGTGAAGCCAGGCGAACGGCTCGTGGTGATCGGCGCGGGGTATATCGGCCTGGAAGCCGCCGCGGCGGCGCGCCAACTGGGACACGCGGTCACGGTGCTCGAAGCCGCGCCGCGCGTGCTCGGCCGCGTGACCGGCGAAACGGTGTCCACGTTCTACGCGAACGAACACCGCGCGCAAGGCGTCGATCTGCGTCTGAACGCCAAAATCGAAGCGCTCGTGGGCGAACACGGCAAGCTCACGGGCGTGCAGCTCGAAGGCGGCGAAGTCGTGCCCGCCACGCTCGCGCTGATCGGCATCGGCATTCTGCCCAACGAAGCGCTGGCGCGCGACGCGGGCATCGTTTGCGCCAACGGCATTCAGGTCGACGACGACGCGCGCACCAGCGATCCAGACGTTTTCGCTATCGGTGACTGCGCGCATCGTCCGCTCGCGCACTACGGCCGTCCGGGCCGGCTCGAAAGCGTCCACAACGCGGTCGAACAGGCAAAGCTCGCGGCTTCGGCCATCGTCGGCAAGCCGCGTCCCGCCTGCGACGCGCCGTGGTTCTGGTCGGATCAATACGATCTCAAGCTGCAAACCGTGGGCCTCTGCGAGGGCTACGACGAGACCGTCGTGCGTGGCGATCCCGCGGCGCGCCGCTTTGCCGTGTACTACCTCAAGGATCGTGAACTGCTGGCGGTCGACGCCGTGAGTTCGATGCCCGATTTCCTGTGCGGCAAGAAGCTCGTTGGCACGGGCCGCAAGCTCGATCTCGACGCGCTGCGCGACCCGGCCACGGAAATCGGCAAATTCGCGGCGGCCACGCTGGCCTGA
- the ugpE gene encoding sn-glycerol-3-phosphate ABC transporter permease UgpE has protein sequence MIENRKYFNLFCHAMLLLGVAVVAFPVYVAFCAATMNEQQVFSVPLSLVPGTHLWENLTTVWRTGTGSAASPFGTMLMNSVITALVISVGKIAISIISAYAIVFFRFPFRRLAFWLIFVTLMLPVEVRIFPTVQVAATLHLTNTYAGLTLPLIASATATFLFRQFFLTLPNELIEAARIDGAGPMRFFWDVVLPLSKTNIASLFVITFIYGWNQYLWPILMSSTASMTTAVVGIKSMISSGDAATQWHLVMCATMIAMLPPLVVVLAMQRWFVRGLVDVEK, from the coding sequence ATGATCGAGAACCGCAAATACTTCAACCTCTTTTGCCACGCCATGCTGCTGCTGGGCGTGGCCGTGGTGGCGTTCCCCGTGTACGTGGCGTTTTGCGCGGCCACCATGAACGAACAGCAAGTGTTCTCCGTGCCGCTTTCGCTGGTGCCCGGCACGCATCTATGGGAGAACCTGACCACCGTGTGGCGCACGGGCACGGGTAGCGCGGCGAGTCCGTTCGGCACGATGCTCATGAACAGCGTCATCACGGCGCTCGTGATTTCGGTGGGCAAGATCGCCATTTCGATCATTTCCGCCTATGCGATCGTGTTCTTCCGTTTCCCGTTCCGCCGTCTCGCGTTCTGGCTCATCTTCGTCACGCTGATGTTGCCGGTGGAAGTGCGCATCTTCCCAACGGTCCAGGTGGCGGCCACGCTGCATCTCACGAACACCTACGCGGGTTTGACCCTGCCGCTGATCGCCTCGGCCACTGCGACGTTCTTGTTCCGGCAGTTCTTTCTCACGCTGCCGAACGAACTGATCGAAGCGGCGCGTATCGACGGCGCGGGGCCCATGCGTTTCTTCTGGGATGTCGTGCTGCCGCTCTCGAAGACGAATATCGCGTCGCTCTTCGTCATCACGTTCATTTACGGCTGGAATCAGTATCTGTGGCCCATTCTGATGTCGAGCACCGCGTCGATGACCACGGCCGTCGTGGGCATCAAGAGCATGATTTCGAGCGGCGATGCCGCCACGCAGTGGCATCTGGTGATGTGCGCGACGATGATCGCGATGCTGCCGCCGCTTGTGGTGGTGCTCGCGATGCAGCGCTGGTTCGTGCGCGGTCTCGTCGACGTCGAGAAATGA
- a CDS encoding nucleoside 2-deoxyribosyltransferase yields MNIASPPRRPRVYLAGFDVFRRDAVEFGARLVAACAEYGFEGMYPLDTAAPVDLDGPRKAAWIYRANLDAIRAAEIVMANVNDFRGPGEPDSGTAFEIGYAAALGKEIWAYTSDAGTLLERVPSTAASAGSADQSVRICERGYVVEDFGLAKNLMIACAARIVPGDARACLEAMAQNRTPSPR; encoded by the coding sequence ATGAATATTGCTTCCCCGCCCCGACGTCCGCGCGTCTATCTCGCCGGCTTCGACGTGTTCCGCCGTGACGCCGTCGAATTCGGCGCCCGCCTCGTCGCGGCCTGCGCCGAATACGGCTTCGAAGGCATGTATCCGCTCGACACCGCGGCGCCCGTCGACCTCGACGGCCCGCGCAAAGCCGCATGGATCTATCGCGCGAACCTCGACGCCATTCGCGCCGCCGAGATCGTCATGGCCAATGTCAACGATTTTCGCGGCCCGGGCGAGCCGGATTCGGGCACCGCATTCGAAATTGGCTATGCGGCCGCGCTCGGCAAGGAAATCTGGGCCTATACGTCCGACGCGGGCACGCTGCTCGAACGCGTGCCGTCCACGGCCGCGTCGGCCGGTTCCGCCGATCAATCCGTGCGAATCTGCGAACGCGGGTACGTGGTGGAAGACTTCGGCCTGGCGAAGAATCTAATGATCGCGTGCGCGGCGCGCATCGTGCCGGGCGACGCGCGCGCGTGCCTCGAGGCGATGGCGCAAAACCGCACGCCATCGCCGCGCTAG
- the ugpA gene encoding sn-glycerol-3-phosphate ABC transporter permease UgpA, translated as MEQRSRFGASLLPYLLVGPQLAVTVIFFLWPAGVALMQSTQSEDAFGTSSVFVGLANFTRLVQDPLYLGSVKTTLIFTALVTFIGLAVSLLLAGMAHHVTRGKRFYQTFLIWPYAVAPVIAAVLWGFLFNPSIGLVTYALAHAGVIWNHALNPGQAMALVVIASVWQQISYNFLFFYAGLQSIPQSLFEAAAIDGAGPVRRFFGIAFPLLSPTSFFLLVVNVVYALFDTFPVIDAATGGGPGQATRTLVYKIFDEGFRGLDIGSSGAQSVVLMLIVTALTIFQFRFIERRVQY; from the coding sequence ATGGAACAACGCTCCCGCTTTGGGGCGAGCTTGCTGCCTTATCTGCTCGTCGGTCCGCAACTCGCGGTGACCGTGATCTTTTTCCTCTGGCCGGCCGGCGTGGCGCTGATGCAATCCACGCAGTCTGAAGATGCGTTCGGGACGTCTTCGGTATTCGTCGGCCTCGCGAATTTCACGCGGCTCGTGCAAGACCCGCTCTATCTGGGCTCGGTCAAAACCACTCTGATCTTCACCGCGCTCGTGACCTTCATCGGGCTCGCCGTTTCGCTGCTGCTCGCGGGCATGGCGCACCATGTGACGCGCGGCAAGCGCTTTTATCAAACCTTCCTGATCTGGCCGTACGCCGTCGCGCCCGTGATTGCCGCGGTGCTGTGGGGCTTTCTGTTCAATCCGAGCATCGGGCTCGTGACCTACGCGCTCGCGCATGCGGGCGTGATCTGGAATCATGCGCTGAATCCGGGGCAGGCCATGGCGCTCGTAGTGATCGCTTCGGTGTGGCAGCAGATCAGCTACAACTTCCTGTTCTTCTACGCGGGCCTGCAGTCCATTCCGCAGTCGCTGTTCGAAGCGGCCGCGATCGACGGCGCGGGCCCCGTGCGCCGCTTCTTCGGCATCGCCTTTCCGCTGCTCTCGCCCACGAGTTTCTTCCTGCTCGTCGTGAACGTGGTGTACGCCTTGTTCGATACGTTCCCGGTGATCGATGCGGCCACCGGCGGCGGCCCCGGCCAGGCCACGCGCACGCTCGTGTACAAGATCTTCGACGAAGGCTTTCGCGGCCTCGATATCGGCAGTTCGGGCGCCCAGTCGGTCGTGCTCATGCTGATCGTCACGGCGCTCACGATCTTCCAGTTTCGCTTCATCGAACGCCGGGTGCAGTACTGA